In the genome of Hymenobacter cellulosivorans, one region contains:
- the menD gene encoding 2-succinyl-5-enolpyruvyl-6-hydroxy-3-cyclohexene-1-carboxylic-acid synthase, whose amino-acid sequence MQAVYNIAEICAQMGITDVVLSPGSRCAPLTISFARHPRIKVRTVPDERAAAFIGLGLAQSQRRAVALVCTSGTAGLNYAPAVAEAYFQQIPLVVFTADRPPEWIDQLDGQTIRQTDLYGAHAKGTFTFPADTSHADAKWHSARIVSEAINLAQEFPAGPVQVNVPLREPFYPKAGEELTFETVRVIQETASLPMLPGPELVALRHALRQTPRVLVVAGQHHHTDALLLALRQFTAAYQIPVVGDVISNLHQPVGANYDLRTAPLSKQDVFMAVPERGLKEALRPDLLITFGQSLISKALKLYLRESQPAQHWHVQAAGPVADTFKSLTHVIRLEPTTFFELLVATDYSLFGGLTSAEDTAAAKEASGTDKIQASGNPDMGSIPVANPPRLTWPTSGWALTEKDAAAKTAYLTPWYKAESWAKEFLAGFLAQPDQPFNEFTAFHQALRHLTDGTALHLANSMAVRYANILGIPENRSVEVFANRGTSGIDGCTSTAVGAALAQPERPVVLMTGDVAFFYDRNAFWQNYPTPNLRVILFNNHAGGIFRLIDGPRQQPELEEFFETHQPLTAENTCRDFGLRYFTASTFAELKLALSAFFAPVSGAALLEITTDSATNAAFFEEYRKAVRTSFS is encoded by the coding sequence ATGCAGGCTGTTTATAACATTGCGGAAATCTGCGCGCAGATGGGCATTACCGACGTAGTGTTGTCGCCGGGCTCCCGGTGCGCACCCCTGACGATTTCCTTTGCCCGCCACCCCCGCATCAAGGTGCGCACCGTGCCTGATGAGCGGGCCGCGGCCTTTATCGGGCTGGGACTGGCGCAAAGTCAGCGGCGGGCGGTGGCCCTGGTTTGCACCTCGGGCACGGCGGGGCTGAACTACGCCCCGGCCGTGGCCGAAGCCTATTTCCAGCAGATTCCGCTGGTGGTATTTACCGCCGACCGGCCACCGGAATGGATAGACCAGCTCGACGGGCAAACCATCCGGCAAACCGACCTCTACGGGGCGCACGCCAAGGGCACGTTCACGTTTCCGGCCGATACCTCGCACGCCGACGCTAAGTGGCACTCGGCCCGGATTGTGTCGGAGGCCATCAACCTGGCTCAGGAGTTTCCGGCCGGACCGGTGCAGGTAAACGTGCCGCTGCGGGAGCCGTTTTACCCCAAAGCCGGCGAGGAACTGACGTTCGAAACGGTGCGGGTGATTCAGGAAACGGCCAGCCTGCCGATGCTGCCGGGCCCCGAGCTGGTGGCCTTGCGCCATGCCCTGCGCCAAACGCCCCGGGTGCTGGTCGTGGCCGGGCAGCACCACCACACCGATGCCCTGTTGCTGGCCTTGCGCCAGTTCACAGCCGCCTACCAGATTCCAGTCGTGGGCGACGTTATTTCCAACCTGCACCAGCCCGTGGGGGCCAACTACGACTTGCGCACGGCCCCGCTGAGCAAGCAAGACGTGTTTATGGCCGTGCCCGAGCGGGGCCTGAAGGAAGCCCTGCGGCCCGACCTACTGATTACCTTCGGGCAGTCATTGATTTCCAAGGCCCTGAAGCTCTACCTGCGCGAGTCTCAGCCGGCCCAGCACTGGCACGTGCAGGCCGCCGGCCCCGTGGCCGACACGTTCAAGTCCCTGACCCACGTCATCCGGCTGGAGCCGACCACGTTCTTCGAGCTGCTGGTTGCTACCGACTACTCCCTGTTCGGCGGCCTGACCTCGGCCGAAGACACCGCCGCGGCCAAAGAAGCTAGTGGGACGGATAAGATACAAGCCTCTGGAAATCCTGATATGGGTTCGATTCCCGTCGCGAATCCGCCCCGCCTGACGTGGCCGACGAGTGGCTGGGCTTTGACGGAAAAAGACGCGGCGGCCAAAACAGCCTACCTCACGCCCTGGTACAAGGCCGAAAGCTGGGCCAAGGAGTTTCTGGCCGGGTTCCTGGCCCAGCCCGACCAGCCCTTCAACGAATTCACCGCCTTTCACCAGGCCCTGCGCCACCTCACCGACGGTACGGCCCTGCACCTGGCCAACAGCATGGCCGTGCGCTACGCCAACATTCTGGGAATTCCGGAAAACCGCAGCGTGGAGGTATTTGCCAACCGCGGCACCAGCGGCATCGACGGCTGCACCAGCACGGCCGTGGGCGCGGCCCTGGCCCAGCCCGAGCGACCCGTGGTGTTGATGACCGGCGACGTGGCCTTTTTCTACGACCGCAACGCCTTCTGGCAAAATTACCCCACGCCCAACCTGCGGGTAATTTTGTTTAACAACCACGCCGGGGGCATTTTCCGCCTTATCGACGGGCCGCGGCAGCAGCCCGAGTTGGAGGAGTTCTTCGAAACTCACCAACCCCTGACGGCCGAAAACACCTGCCGCGACTTTGGCCTGCGCTACTTCACGGCCAGCACCTTCGCCGAGCTGAAGTTGGCGCTATCCGCTTTCTTTGCACCGGTAAGCGGCGCGGCCCTGCTGGAAATCACCACCGACAGCGCCACCAACGCCGCTTTCTTCGAAGAATACCGCAAAGCAGTCCGCACTTCCTTCTCCTGA
- the menB gene encoding 1,4-dihydroxy-2-naphthoyl-CoA synthase, translated as MAEQITWTPIKEFREILFTFHEGIAKISINRPQVHNAFTPLTVQEMIEAMDICRNRTDIGVVVLTGEGGKAFCSGGDQSVRGHGGYVGEDTVPRLNVLDLQKMIRSIPKPVVAMVAGWAIGGGHVLHVVCDLSIAAENARFGQTGPNVGSFDGGFGASYLARVVGQKKAREIWFLCDQYNAQEALDMGLVNKVVPLEQLEETTVAWCKKILEKSPLALRMLKSSFNAELDGQAGIQELAGNATLLYYLSEEAKEGKNAFIEKRKPDFSKFPKFP; from the coding sequence ATGGCCGAACAAATCACCTGGACCCCGATTAAGGAGTTCCGCGAAATCCTCTTCACCTTCCACGAGGGCATCGCCAAAATCAGCATCAACCGTCCGCAGGTCCACAATGCCTTCACCCCGCTCACGGTGCAGGAAATGATTGAGGCCATGGACATCTGCCGCAACCGCACCGACATCGGCGTGGTGGTTCTGACCGGCGAGGGCGGCAAGGCCTTCTGCTCGGGCGGCGACCAGAGCGTACGGGGCCACGGCGGCTACGTGGGCGAAGACACCGTACCACGCCTGAATGTGCTGGATCTGCAAAAAATGATCCGCTCAATTCCCAAGCCCGTGGTAGCCATGGTAGCCGGCTGGGCCATCGGCGGCGGGCACGTGCTGCATGTGGTCTGCGACCTGAGCATTGCCGCTGAAAATGCCCGCTTCGGCCAGACCGGTCCGAACGTGGGTTCGTTCGACGGCGGCTTTGGCGCTTCCTACCTGGCCCGCGTGGTTGGTCAGAAGAAAGCCCGTGAAATCTGGTTTCTCTGCGACCAGTACAACGCCCAGGAAGCCCTGGATATGGGCCTAGTAAACAAGGTGGTGCCGCTGGAGCAGCTGGAGGAAACCACTGTGGCCTGGTGCAAGAAAATTCTGGAAAAAAGCCCCCTGGCCTTGCGCATGCTCAAATCCTCGTTCAACGCCGAGCTCGACGGGCAGGCCGGAATTCAGGAGCTGGCCGGCAACGCCACGCTGCTCTACTACCTGTCGGAGGAAGCCAAGGAAGGCAAAAACGCCTTTATTGAGAAGCGCAAGCCCGACTTTTCGAAATTCCCGAAGTTCCCGTAA
- a CDS encoding DUF6370 family protein, whose product MKPLLFLLLLLGFSAVAARAQSAPAVAAAPAGPDKTREVRVVEAACGQCRLGLPGKSCDLAIRLDGKAYFVDGTTIDSHGDAHAKDGFCQTIRQAQVQGEIVDNRFKATSFQLLPAAPKGK is encoded by the coding sequence ATGAAACCATTGCTATTTCTGCTGCTGCTGCTCGGCTTCTCGGCGGTGGCGGCGCGTGCCCAGTCGGCCCCTGCAGTAGCGGCGGCTCCGGCCGGGCCCGACAAAACCCGGGAAGTACGCGTAGTGGAGGCCGCCTGCGGACAATGCCGGCTCGGGCTGCCGGGCAAAAGCTGTGACTTGGCTATCCGCCTCGATGGTAAAGCCTATTTCGTGGACGGCACCACCATCGATTCCCACGGCGATGCCCACGCCAAGGACGGCTTTTGCCAGACCATCCGGCAGGCGCAGGTGCAGGGCGAAATCGTTGATAACCGGTTTAAGGCCACTTCCTTTCAGCTGCTGCCCGCCGCGCCCAAGGGCAAATAG
- a CDS encoding eCIS core domain-containing protein: protein MASRSAKTKEPKSVNAASQPLKASGTAPGFVDNRPAAVAQRRLQAQADNSPQVQYAAQLQARADTGSLTESPVQRQENRTGLPDQLKSGVENLSGHSLDDVRVHYNSSKPAQLQAHAYAQGTDIHVAPGQEQHLPHEAWHVVQQKQGRVQPTMQLKAGVPVNDDAGLEQEADVMGAKAATQAPSILPKEQQAEPAHQLKSTPLGSAQPLQRVILYNGKQYNKPELFSKDNKEVFDKVMELKGSLRMGDINRMAGENTVYDANNSFEVATVERVKTEQEIRNEQGEANTEEIKLDKRTTEYPDVRTLFAPIDRAIIVINDGRYQFVGTSGLVNCVEVMIECHTETDKGYLVAHVNGHIEDDETEIKNQLTIMLNALGEHLRKEIRWSDFERESTKNKLTLVRSAKLKEQNLLINMRNILAESGAHMKLVNSNSATMEITATGANYYDNMVESTEIQPPVTDYRHIEGYPFQEK from the coding sequence ATGGCTAGCCGCTCTGCCAAAACCAAAGAACCGAAAAGCGTAAACGCGGCTTCTCAGCCGCTAAAGGCCTCTGGTACGGCGCCAGGCTTCGTGGACAACCGCCCGGCGGCCGTAGCCCAGCGCCGCCTGCAGGCCCAAGCCGATAACAGTCCGCAAGTACAATACGCGGCCCAACTCCAAGCCCGGGCCGATACCGGAAGCCTGACTGAGTCACCGGTGCAGCGCCAGGAAAACCGGACGGGCCTACCCGACCAGCTCAAAAGCGGAGTAGAAAACCTCTCGGGCCACTCCCTGGACGACGTACGGGTGCATTACAACTCCAGCAAGCCCGCCCAACTGCAGGCCCACGCCTACGCCCAGGGCACCGACATTCACGTGGCGCCGGGCCAGGAGCAGCACTTGCCCCATGAGGCCTGGCACGTAGTGCAGCAGAAGCAGGGCCGCGTGCAGCCCACTATGCAGCTCAAGGCCGGGGTGCCAGTCAATGATGACGCGGGGCTGGAGCAGGAAGCCGATGTGATGGGCGCCAAAGCGGCAACCCAAGCTCCTTCCATACTGCCAAAAGAACAGCAGGCAGAGCCAGCTCACCAATTGAAAAGCACTCCACTAGGAAGCGCACAACCCTTACAACGCGTTATTTTATATAACGGAAAACAATACAACAAACCTGAGTTATTCAGCAAGGATAATAAAGAAGTATTTGATAAAGTCATGGAGCTGAAAGGCAGTTTGAGAATGGGTGACATAAACAGGATGGCTGGCGAGAATACTGTTTACGACGCTAACAACAGCTTCGAAGTAGCTACCGTGGAACGAGTAAAAACGGAGCAGGAAATAAGAAACGAGCAAGGCGAAGCCAATACGGAGGAAATAAAATTAGATAAGAGAACTACGGAATATCCTGACGTACGCACACTGTTTGCACCAATTGACAGAGCTATTATCGTCATTAATGATGGCCGTTACCAATTCGTGGGGACAAGTGGGTTAGTTAACTGCGTGGAAGTAATGATTGAATGCCACACTGAAACGGATAAAGGCTATCTGGTAGCGCATGTGAATGGTCACATTGAAGATGACGAGACGGAGATTAAAAACCAGCTTACTATTATGCTGAACGCCTTGGGCGAACATTTGAGGAAAGAAATTAGATGGAGTGATTTTGAAAGAGAATCTACGAAAAACAAGTTAACACTTGTGCGCAGTGCCAAGCTAAAGGAACAGAATCTACTAATTAATATGAGGAATATATTAGCCGAGAGCGGGGCCCACATGAAGCTGGTAAACAGCAACTCCGCAACGATGGAGATTACCGCAACGGGGGCCAATTACTACGATAACATGGTAGAATCAACCGAAATACAACCACCCGTAACAGATTACCGTCATATTGAGGGATATCCATTTCAGGAGAAGTAG
- a CDS encoding DUF1266 domain-containing protein: MWEWLRSVSIFLSNKKIAAIKLENENLRLYGARDLAGFDLTKPVRQPTPTEIRGLATGGILFFYGDNPIKILPQLKPDELVERKAATAQWWGIYDTEDALTALQNLRKGGHRQDFQNQLKHESLHWYNLFATNPFLKSRTVTNVGAWDYARMVNVARWCYDYGYLSWEQAWPFIDAGTRLALRDYDSWDSFAAGFVAGRLMWDVQNDSHADIAEIARYLIESNVSLWRDIPWQLYPVE; encoded by the coding sequence ATGTGGGAATGGCTCCGCTCCGTGTCCATTTTTCTGAGTAATAAGAAAATTGCCGCCATTAAACTGGAAAACGAGAACCTGCGGCTCTACGGGGCCCGGGACCTGGCCGGCTTCGACCTCACGAAACCCGTGCGGCAGCCCACGCCTACCGAAATCCGGGGGCTGGCTACTGGCGGCATTCTGTTTTTCTACGGCGACAACCCCATCAAAATCCTGCCCCAGCTCAAGCCCGACGAGTTGGTAGAGCGCAAGGCCGCCACGGCCCAATGGTGGGGCATTTACGACACCGAGGATGCCTTAACAGCCCTGCAGAACCTACGTAAGGGAGGCCACCGACAAGACTTTCAAAATCAGCTCAAACATGAGTCGCTGCACTGGTATAACCTGTTTGCTACCAACCCGTTTCTGAAGTCGCGGACGGTGACCAACGTGGGCGCCTGGGACTATGCCCGCATGGTAAACGTAGCCCGCTGGTGCTACGACTACGGCTACTTGAGCTGGGAGCAGGCCTGGCCGTTTATCGATGCCGGCACCCGCCTAGCCTTGCGCGACTACGACTCCTGGGACAGTTTTGCTGCCGGCTTCGTGGCAGGCCGCCTCATGTGGGACGTGCAGAACGACAGCCACGCCGACATTGCCGAAATAGCGCGCTACCTGATAGAGTCCAACGTGAGTTTGTGGCGCGACATTCCCTGGCAACTTTACCCGGTGGAATAG